The DNA region catttttgtttcttatcCATCCAGAGTGAATCTACCTTATGGAGGTTGAAGTTCTTTGTGAAGGATTCTCTGGAAGTTCAAAACAAGAGTTCGCTAAACACAGGTGGCCtgagcaacaacaacaataatgacaataacaataacaacaacaataacaataacaagcGGAAAAGGGAGATATGTGATGCTATTGCCAAAACTGCcaagaaaaagagtaaaaagCCCTAATAATGTCTTTCTGTGGGATGGTGCAGCTAGGCTGTTTATTTGCCGACATTTCTTGTTATCTGTTACTGACATTTCTCAATAGTCTGAAGATGGGTCGGATGTCTTCTAATAAGGAAAAGGCAAAAGCATCGCCAATGATATTTTGTAGATGCTTGCAACTGATTCATTTTCGGGTGCTGGTTATTTCCTAGAAATTTAATGGTCTGATTTAGAAGTCCGCGGGGGTGGGTGGGGTATGATTCTACTTCTGATGATGCCCTGCCAATGTAAGATATACAATGATCCGTATCAACAATGTCTATTGTTTCAAATTTCGGCCAGTTTAGTTCCTTGTTCTTGTTGTTGTGTATGAATTGCGGCAATTGCCCAAAAGCTCTATGCGACATAGGCTGAGTATTAACTTTAGGCTCTGTTGGGTATGTGCCGTCTTGTTTTATCACATTAATATCAAAGTGATGagtttattttcagttttttgaaaatgaattgtttttaaaaagttgtatcTAGGAAGAAGTgaagttggaaaaaaaatgttgtactttaccaaatcaaaatatatatatgatatcaCCTCGCTCACGTTTTGAGCTTTCGTAATCACAAACGCAACAAGATAAAGGCCCTCAAGTAATGTTTGGAACAAAGTGAGATAGAGGAAGAGGCAAAGAGAGGAGAGTAGGGAGAAAGGTGGTCGGAGTATACTAACATTTAGTACATTTTGATCACCTTCCTTTGTCCTGTCCTCTCCCTCCATCCAAAATAGGGTCAAGGCCTAGCTTAGGTACTGCTCAGATATGATAATATTGAATTAAGAATTAAGCATGTGTAAACTAGACTAAAATGTCATActaatttttcacaacaaatctcaCAATTGCTGTAATGGTAGATTGTAAGTGATAGACATACTTCAGATGTGATAATATTGAATTAAGATCTAAGCATAtggaaactaaaataaaatgacatacATATTTACTGACTAAAGTGTTATACTCATTTACAAACTAGAATGTCATactaattttttacaataaatctcacaataaCTGAAATGGTCGACCGTAAGTGATAGACATACTTTACAGACATGTTACATTTTCTCCGCCTctcaaaatcaaccaaaaaaaaaacgataTTTGCATCTCtactgaaaaataaaatgtgaaacTCGTGATTTCAATAAACTTATTTGATATAATATACTCTACAATTTCTCTCATCCTTggtcgaaaaaaaaaaaaagtcaatttgtTCTAATTGGTTCGTTTATGGCCATATAAATATCTTGGGCTTTTAAGCCCACATTTATTCAAGCACCTTTTCTtggactctctctctttctcagttTCTATCTACAAAATTACAGCTAGTGTGAAGTGCTTGCTTGCTTCTTCAAAGATCAAAGTTCAAACTCAGAACCAAAGCCCAAacctctgagagagagagagggactaATAATATTATCATGGCAACGCCACCGGTGGCGGGTGGTCCGGCAATGAACCCGGAGGGTCCAACGGCGTTGGCTCCTACTCCGGGAACAGACATGACAGGGATATGCTTCAAGGACCAGTTATGGCTCAACACTTACCCTTTGGACCGAAACTTGGTGTTCGATTACTTTGCTCTCTCACCATTCTACGACTGGACTTGCAACAATGAGCAACTCCGCATGCGCTCCACTCATCCACTCGACCTCTCTCACCTCTCGTAAGTTACCAACTTTtcctgttttttcttcttctttttttaccttttatcCAATTTGTAATTGTGGGTATGTGCTTGATTTGATTGGATTTTTAGTTTTAGAAgcttttttgagttattttggCACATgggtttgctttgttttttttttttttgaagttttgagTGTGTGCTGAATAGAGGGATTAAGAAATGTGATGAATTGGGATACTTTGATTGGATGGGTTTGTAGGTTTAGAAACTTGTtgggattttgatttttgggtcTGTGAGTTTATGTATGGTTTTTAAGTGGTGCTCATGTGGTTGTTGAATAAAAGGGGTGAATGaaatggtttaaatttgaattgtttccTTGTTCTTCTTAGGGTGTTTGATTAGGATTTTAGGATGGAATCATGGAATTGGGGAGAAGGGATGAAATGCAAGGGGCAatctttttttggatttttaaggaAATGAACCAatttttgagaatatttttttaaatttggttaATTGACTTGGgtctttttgtatatatatttggaaataGGATAAATGAACTTTGAAAGTGATGGCAAAGGTGTGAACTGCTTTTGAACTCGATTGAGTAAGAAACATTTTGATCCATTTCATAGCTAATGGTTAACATGATTAGCCAAAAACTTCTGCggtttttgagttatttttgaATGTGAGGTGATAGTAGTTCTTTGAACTTCTGGAGATCCAGTTTTAAAGGCAATGCTAAAGATTTGGTTCATGTGGTCAGCCCCAACTGTTTGAAGTATGGCACAGTTAAAGagtgttattgtttttattgtatAGAAAAATGACAGGCACAGAATACATGCTATATGAAGTTATGGAGCCCCATTTATTTGTTATCCGCAAGCAAAAGAGGGATAGTCCTGAAAAAGTTACGCCAATGCTGACTTACTATATTTTGGATGGTTCAATTTACCAAGCGCCGCAGCTTTGCAATGTTTTTGCTGCTCGAATTGtaagtgccttttattttacATCTCTTTTCTCACTATGATAATCTTGGAACTGTAGACAATGTTAGTATGTCAGCACTTAGTGGAATAAGATATACATCCATAACTTTTGGGATATGATGGAAATCTCAGTTTCCTAAGACCCAAAGATTTCAAATTCATACTTAGGGTATGCTCTGGACATATGGAAGCCGAAGTTAGTCTCTCTTCTGCCAACGAGCTATAGCTGAACTGGTGCTTCCTTCACCTATAATAAAGGATGGAGGGTGAGATCATGGGTTCAAGACTCACTGGGTGCGTAACCtaccaattataaaaaaaaaattcactattcGTTTTTGTAGAATATGGAGTAGTAAATGTCATCGCAGATGCCAGATAGTGATACAGCAGAATATTGGATGTCTACATCCTGCTTATAATAATAGAAAGACTGCATTGAAATTATTCttcatagttttttattttaattttagaaaaataaccATCATATGATATTGATTATGTACTCTGTTGCAGAGCCGGTCTCTTTATCATATATCCAAAGCTTTTACAATTGCTGCTTCAAAGTTGGAGAAGATTGGATACGGTAACTGCTTGCCACATACTTTGCTCCTTTTCATTATGCTCCCTGCCTCCAAAATGTACATTTCTCCTCGTTCGTTTTTGCCAAAATTATTGTCAATTATCGAAGCTCTAAGGACAGTACTGTAAAAGCTAATGTTTACCTCATTGACCTATTGTTTATCTATAGTgtcttttcaaaaaagaaattcatctTGGGATGGTGTATGtgcttttgactttttgttagtATAAGATCTTGGTTTTTGGAGGTGCATTTCTTAAAATGttaagaatcttttttttttcttttttttttttgtggggggtgggggtggtGGGGTGTTGTTGGGAACATAGGCTTGATcaatgaaatttaaattacctGATATCATTATTGAGAAaatatagggtttttttttttttctaggcaCGGTATTTGAAATGGCACTAATGCATTTGTGGAATATATGAAGTTTCTAATCAGTTCATATCACCTTTCATATGGCACTAAAagtctttaatttttattgtatctaaTACCCCCTCAATCTTCCCAGTATGTTGGGGCACTGGGGAGAAGAAGAGTAAGACTGATTGAAAACATTTGAAGCAAAGAGTTCTCTAATCAACTCTGTATTTACTTACTTTTATGTAAAACTTAGGCTAGGGTGGGCCTGAATTTTGAGAACTGAACCTCTGATTGtgcaattaatgttatctttatAGATTACTTTGATAGTTTTAAGTATCACGTAATTATGATAATCATTACAGCTTCACCTTCATGTTTCATTATTGGGATTTGTTATAATGAAAATGAGAATCTTGGTTTTGTTATTGCAAGTTCCTTATGGATAGAGAGATTTATAGAAGAATAGTCACTAATGAACGAACTCAACAAAGCCTTTCAATTTAGGGCCATCATGTTTTTTAGTTATGGGTCGATTGGTCGTAACCCCTGCTGATTGCACATCTAACTTTAATATCTTGACGGTGTAATAATTGATTTTTACCTGTACTAAACGTGTGTCCAACATTCTCTTCTCTGTCTGATTGGTGCAATATCTGATGTGTACGTtgatttatttcttatttcacCTTTTATTGTCTTGTCTTCTAATATTCTTTTtagataagtaataaaatttaattgcaTAGTGCAAAGAAAGGGGCTGAAAGTAAACAGCCTTGGTTTTAATTTTGGCAATCTTGGATCTAAAGCATGGGTGGCTGGCTTGGTTTTATTATGATATCAAAGATAACAGATATCCAATCCTGATAATCTataaatgaggttttttttttccaaaacttcAAATGTTTGAAGGGTTTTATTTGAACTCCAGTGTACAACGGCGGCAcacccctttttttcttttttaatgcatttttattacatcaaaaagaagatgatgaagtCTTTTGCCATcaatctctctctgtctctctatgTGCACAGGCACATGTGCATTTATGCAATTACAATATGTTTTGATTGTGGTCTTTTCTCCTTTAAATTTGTGTCATTGTTATCTTGTTCTTATCGTGTTTATTTGTTGTCATTTCTAATGCAGTTGATGCTGATGAGAGTGCAGCTGTGGAATCAAAGGTTGCTAAAGAGACAATTGATTTTAAGGAAGTTAAGCGAGTAGATCATATTCTTGCATCCTTGCAACGAAAGGTAACTTCTTTATATCTCTAGAAAATTTCCCCCATGTTATTCATTGAATTGTTTCCCCCCCTTTTTGGGCCATTGCCATAGATGCAAATTGATTAAGATAGCTGAGGTACTTGTGACTATTTCATATCTATGCTTGAAATCAATTGATTGCTTGTCAAACATTTAGTAATAAGATCTTTGTTCCTCCTCTCTGTTCGGTCAGCTACCACCAGCTCCTCCGCCACCACCATTTCCGGAAGGCTATACTCCTCCTGCCAGTGCAGACACAGAGAAAGCACCCGAAGTGCAGCAATCTGGAGAAGTACAACCTCCTCCAGTTGATCCCATTATTGATCAAGGTCCGgctaaaagaatgaaaatttgaagaacATCCGTTTCCCCAACTTAAATGTCAACTAACACTAacaatattttctttgtatgtttatttatcttttagACCTTAATGCTGAAAGTTTCCTCTatgatatttagttttttactttCATAAAATGTGTAAATCATTCTAATCAGGTTTGTCCAATGTAGTCGTTTGACATGAACATGAATGTTAATTAACAGTTCTCCATTTGATGCTGGGTGTAAACATTTTACATACAGCTGGTCAAATAAGGTTGAAAAGGATAAGGATACATAACGTGTGCAATTtgctttttcatcttttttgtcCTTTTGATATGTTGGTGCTAATTTGCATCTAGCAGTTTTTTGAATATACTTTTTtcttacctatccaaaaaataaaaaaacataacatgTGCAATTTGTTCTATCAGTTCCATGCGACTCCAAGCAAATGGTGggttcttttctctctctccctcctcctccccccccccccaaaccaCAATTTGAGCTAAGaacatattaaaattaattttactgTTTTAGGTGATGAGAaggttctttctttcttttctttttattgataATGATGGTTCATATATGGACACTAGGGCCCCGTTTGGTTGGGATGAAAAcaaagaggatggaaaagaaggagaggaaaatagggtggaaaatgGAATTTTTCCTTGTTTGGTTCAGGAGAGAAAATAAGAGGTAAAGAAAATGGTATAGAAAATTTTCCCTCTAGGCCCACAAAATTTTATCCTCCTAATTTGGGAGGAAAACTAAGGAGAAAAGATGATGTGGATAGTAAATTATACAAATACCCTCATTTTTACATACAGTACGTCTCCACGTTctcctatttctttttttttctttttttttcttttgacttttcATTTATCTAGTAATGctggctttttgtttttgtttttgttttttgtttttcttttttctttctttggttttaCATACagttgcttgttttttttagtgggactctctttgattggtcgcgcgcgtggggactcacgtctagtgactccctcccttcttttctttgctcccttttccttttctaattttcttgttgtctttgtttctctttgttttctttttcttgtatctcCTCGGTTGTTCTGTgttttttcaggcatagagtaacccttcgtatatatatcattcttacttatcaaaaaaaaagtatgtgataggtacttcttcttttcctttttctttttttattatttttttaagaaaacgcttttggatgatttcttatgctattttttgaaatgtcaattttcatttatacacaattaaaaaaaaagtataatgtattactttttgttttatttaatagggatataatagtaaatttatacaaattttatttccaaccaaaccaaaaagtttttcatctctccacttttccacattctcaaccaaatacaaatgaggaaaattaaaaacttttttatcctctcacttttccattctctctctattctttaaCCTTTCACTTTTTCCATTAAAGTTAATGTATATACGTAAGGTATTCATGTCCTCTCCTCTCCCTCCATCCAAAATAGGGTCAAGGCAAGGCCTAGTTTAGGTATTGCTCAAATGTAATAATGTTGAATTAAGAACTAAGCATGTGGAAACTAGACTAAAATGTCATACACATTATAGAAAACTTTCACCCTTGCAAGGTTTGGGAGAGGTGACTAGTAGGTTTGGAGAGACTTTTTTCCAAATCAAACTCAAAGCATATGTAACATCCCAGTCCAATTGCATTACTAATTTTATGGGTTTATATACTTGATATTAACATGTAGGTCATGCTCGAAATTCTAAAGTACAGATTTGGGTCGTGACAGTGGTGGTATTAGAGCATAGATTATGATTCTATAAACTTTTAGATAGATGTAAGTGTTTCTAGAAGTCAGAAATGGTAGCTTCGGTAGATTAGTAAATGTATATCTCTTCGAAgacatttgaatttttgttatgtgAATTCTGTTGTGCTCTATGTTTGTATAACGGCACGCCTAATATACTGCACATACATGTTATGCTTATCATAATGTTCATAAATAtgaatatgttaaaaaaaaaaatgttatcctAGTATGTATTATGTCGTTTCTTAATAGGATGCAAGGTGCCAAAATAAGTAATGTGTGCCTCAAAGTGTTTGAGGAAATTGCCCAAAGGCAGCTAATCTCCATTCTCCAGCCGGAGTTAGTCAAGGTTCTACCCAAAAGGCTTTGCTAAAGCAAAGGCCTCCTTCTTTTAGCGGCACCATAGAACCATTAAAAGCAGAAAGTTGGGTTTTTAAAATGGAGAAGATCTTTAAATTTATTGGATGCACAAATTCTCAAAAAGTTAACTATGCTGCATACATGTTTGAAGGTCCAGCTGAAATATGGTGGAAGTCACAAGAGAATCTTCTATTAGAAGGAAGAGGTGATAATGCCCATATTAATTGGGCAgaatttttgaagaaattttatgATCAATATTTTACAGAACGCTTTAGAGATAAACAAACTACAAATTTTGATGGACTTGTCCAAGGGAGTATGGGGGTTGCTCAATATGAAGCAAAGTTTACAAAGTTGTCTCGTTTTGCTCCCCATCTTGTTTCTATTGAAGCTTTAAGGGTTAAGAAGTTTCGCAATGGGCTGGAATTCAAAATCAGACAGCATTTGACTACTTCTCGAGTTGATGACTACAAGAGTCTAGTTGTACTTGCTAAAGCTGTAGAAGAAGACCTCTAAGAACgtacaaaaatcaaagttgCGTTGCAACAGACTAAAGGCAAGACAGTGAAGTTCAACCAGCCCTAGAAAGAAAAATCATCCTTTAACTCCTCCAAGAAGAATACCATTCAGTACCTACCAAGAGCTATAGAAAAATGCGCACAATGCGGAAGGCCTCATTCTGGGGAATGCCGTGCTGCCAACCATACATGTTTTCGTTGTGGGAAACCTGGTCATTTTATTAAGGATTGTCCAAATAATTCTAATAAAGGAAACTCCACAGCTAGAAGTGGACAAAAGAGGCCTATGGTTTAGGGAAGAGTTTTTTCCCTCACTGAACAAGATGCACAAGTGGTATCAAATACTCTCAATATTTGCTCTAAGGCTGCCCATGTTTTATTTGATTCCAGCTCTTCACACTCTTTCATATCTCCTGCTTTTGCTGATATATTATAAATGAGTCTTGAGTTGTTAGATTGTGAACTATGAGTGTCTACTTCTTCGGGTGTAATGTTATGTGCTCAATGGTGTATAAATATTGCTGGTAGGGATCTAGTTGCAGATTTAATATTGTCACATGTGCATGACTTTGATGCCATTTTGGGTATGGACTGGTTGTCAACTTACCATGCAATTGTTGAATGTTTTGAGAAACATGCAATCTTTCTTATACCTAGGCAATCTGAATTTTGTTTTGAGGGAAATATGAAGGTTAAATCGTTGAGTATAGTTTCTGCTCTTCAAGCTAGGAATATGCTAAGAAAGGGGTGTATTGGCTTTTTGGCATATATGATTAACTCtagagttttattttatataggtATGATTAACTCTAAAGCTACTAATGAGAAGTTAGAAGATATTCCTAATGTAAAGGAGTTTCCTAATGTTTTTCCAAAAGAATTACCTGGCCTACCTCTAGATAGAGAGATTGAATTATTTATTGAACTTTTGCCTGGTATTGGTCCTTTATCTAAGGCTCCTTATAGAATGGCTCCAGTTGAACTTAGAGAGTTAAACCTACAATTACAAGATATGCTTGATAAGGGTTTTGTTAGGCCAAGTGTTTCACTTTGGGGTGCACCGGTTCTTTATGTTAAAAAGAAGGATGGAAGTTTGAGGCTTTGTATTGATTACCGGGAATTGAATAAGGTAATAGTGAAGAACAAGTATCCCCTTCCCTGAATAGATGATTTATTCGATCAGTTTACAGGGAGcatcagttttttcaaaaattgatttgcATTCTGGCTATCATCAATTGAAGGTGAAGAAGGATGATATATTGAAAACTGCCTTTCGAACCAAATTTGGTCATTATGAATTTCTcgtgatgccttttggattgaCAAATGCCCCAGCTGCTTTTATGGATTTAATGAATAAAGTGTTTCAGCCTTACTTAGATCAGTTTGTTGTGATACTCATCGATGACATTTCAATATACTCTAAGAGTCAGGAAGATCATGAGAAGCATTTGTGGATTGCATTGCAAACTTTAAGTGATAAGCAACTTTATGCCAAACTAAAAAAGTGTGAATTTTGGCTAGCACAAATTTCTTTCTTAGGACATGTGATATCAAAGGCTGGAATTTCTGTTGATCCAAAGAAGATTGAAGCTATAGTGAATTGGGAAAGACCAAAGACTGTCTCGGAGATTCGTAGTTTCTTGGTTGGGCTTGGCTGGTTATTATCGGAGATTTTTAGAGGGTTTCTCCAAGATTTCAGGGCCTTTAACCAATTTAACTAAGAAAGCAGTGAAGTTTGAATGGTCTGATAAATGTGAGCACAATTTTAAGGagtaaaaacaaagattagTTACAGCTCCGGTACTTACTCTACCTTCAGGTTTAGGAAATTTTGTGATATACAGTGATGCTTCTAAGAAAGGTTTGGGATGTGTTCTCGTGCAACAAGGGAAGGTCATAGCTTATGCCTTTAGACAACTAAAGTCATATGAACAAAATTATCTTACTCATGATTTGGAATTAGCAGCAGTAGTTTTTGCTCTTAAAATTTGGAGACACCATTTGTATGGTGAATCTTGTAGGATATACACTGATCACAAGAGTCTCAAATATTTGTTTACACAAAAAGACTTGAATCTTAGGCAAAGAAGATGGCTGCAATTAATAAATGATTATGATTGCTCCATTGAATATCATCTTGGCAAAGCAAATGTGGCGGTAGATGCTTTGAGTAGAAAGTCTTCGGGACAATTAGCTTGCATGCTAACTagtcaaaaagaaattttggcAAATTTACAAAGAATGGGGATTGAGTTTATAATCAAGGGTTCAAGTACATGTTTTTCCGCTCTAGTTGTGAAGCCTACCTTATTAGAGAAAATTAAGGCCTCTCAATTTAATGATCCAGAATTAGCTAAGATCAATGATAGAGCATCTAATGGCAACATACCTGGTTTTCTCATTAGTAAGGATGGTGTTTTAATGCATGGTTTTAGATTGTGTGTTCCAACAgttaatgaattaaaaaaacagATCATGGAAGAAGCTCATTGTACTCCTTATACCATACATCTAGGCAGTACCAAAATGTATCATGACTTGAGAGGAAATTTCAAGTGGAGTGGTATAAAGAGAGATATTGCTAAATTTGTAAGTCGTTGCTTGACTTGTCAACAAATAAAAGCTGAACATCACCAACCTGGAGGACTATTGCAGCCCCTCCCTATCCCTGAGTGGAAGTGGGAGCATATTACTATGGATTTTGTTGTTGGACTCCTAAGATCACTTCAAGGTTATAATTCGGTTTGGGTGATTGTAGATCGAGTAACCAAGTTAGCTCATTTTCTTCGTGTTAAGGTTAACTATCCTTTAAATAAGCTTGTTGAGTTATATATACAAGAAATTGTGAGATTACATGGGGTTCCGGCATCTATTGTCTAATAGAGATCCTAAGTTTACTTCACATTTTTGGGAGAGTTTGCAGGCAGCGATGAGTACTAAATTGACATTCAGCACAGCTTACCATTCTCTGACAGATGGACAATCTAAACGTACTATTCAGACCTTTGAAGACATGTTGTAGGCTTGTGTTCTTGATTTATGAGGCAGATGGGATAGTCATTTACCTTTAATTGAGTTTGCCTACAACAATAACTATCATTCTAGCATTGAGATGGCTCCTTTTGAGTCTTTATATGGACAAATATGTCGGTCACCAATCTGTTGGGATGAAGTTAGAGAAAGGAAGTTGATGAGACCTGAGATTGTGTAGATTACAGTTGATAAAATCCGGCTGATTCGTGAACGACTAAAGGCTACTCAAAGTAGGCAGAAAAGCCATGCTGATAAGAAACGATGAGACATTGAATTTGATGTGGGAGATCATGTATTTATCAAAGCTTCACCGTTGAAAGGAGTGTTGAGATTTGGGAAAACAAATAAGCTAAGTCCTAGGTTTGTTGGACCATTTGAAGTACTTGAAAGAATTGGATGAACTGCATATTGAATTGCCTTAACTCCTGCATTATCTAAGATacataatatatttcatatttctaATCTTAGAAAGTATGTTCTTGATTCAAAGCATGTGATAGAGTATGAACTACTTCAAATCCAAGAGAACTTGTCTTATGAAGAGATCCTAATTAAGATTTTAGATTGTAAGGAGCAAGTTTTTCGCACCAAGATAATTCCTATAGTCAAGGTGCTGTGGAGAAACCACTCTACAGAAGAGGCAACCTAGGAGGCAGAGGACGAAATGAGGCAAAAGTATCTGAATCTCTTTGTTGAGGGTATGTGTATAATTTTCGAGGATGAACATTTTTAAGGAGGGAAGGATGTAACAGCCCAGCCCAATTGCATTACTAATTTTATGGGTTTATATacttgatattaacatgccGATCATGCTCTAAATTCTGAAGTACAGGTTTGGGTCGTGGCAGCATACCACCAGAAGACACTTGCCATCACACTCTAATGCACGGCTAAGTTTAGCccaaatataaaagaaaaagaaaaacataaaaaataaaaagatgaggtccaaataaaaagaaaaagataaaaaagatgAGATAATTTTATATGCAACAATGCACACCTTCAGTAATAGTAAATTAGCAGGGTCCGAATAATGCATTTGTTAATGAgttattttagaaaagttttaataccatatttacgaaaaataacaaaaaaataatataaaaaatatcaattattttttcccttttttctagaaaagtttctaaaaatatactAACGCACCATTATGGATACTTGCATTTCTAACTTTGCCATTTTAgcatatgaaaaataaataagacactCGCTCAAACGCGACACCTCAAATCTCAATAGTCATTACTAATGGTAGCATGCATGCattcattttacattttttttttcttttctgagaAAGATTCATTTTACATTTCTTGATTTGCAATTGTacaccaaataaaaataaaaacaataaatagtAAAGCTTGACTGGTACACCGTACAAGGGTACAAGTCCAACCCTCTCTTGAATCTGGAGTAATTTATATAAGTTAGGTATCCTTAATATGGTAAAGCCTTACACACCAAACAAATACCCTATCATTCTTTATATaggaatataatttaaatatccTTAAGATGGATTTGGATCCCATAATTGC from Castanea sativa cultivar Marrone di Chiusa Pesio chromosome 6, ASM4071231v1 includes:
- the LOC142638247 gene encoding mediator of RNA polymerase II transcription subunit 6-like — encoded protein: MATPPVAGGPAMNPEGPTALAPTPGTDMTGICFKDQLWLNTYPLDRNLVFDYFALSPFYDWTCNNEQLRMRSTHPLDLSHLSKMTGTEYMLYEVMEPHLFVIRKQKRDSPEKVTPMLTYYILDGSIYQAPQLCNVFAARISRSLYHISKAFTIAASKLEKIGYVDADESAAVESKVAKETIDFKEVKRVDHILASLQRKLPPAPPPPPFPEGYTPPASADTEKAPEVQQSGEVQPPPVDPIIDQGPAKRMKI
- the LOC142640125 gene encoding uncharacterized protein LOC142640125 — its product is MEKIFKFIGCTNSQKVNYAAYMFEGPAEIWWKSQENLLLEGRGDNAHINWAEFLKKFYDQYFTERFRDKQTTNFDGLVQGSMGVAQYEAKFTKLSRFAPHLVSIEALRVKKFRNGLEFKIRQHLTTSRVDDYKSLVVLAKAVEEDL